The genomic region GAAACGGAACTAGGGTTTTGATTCGCCTTCCTATATAGAAGGGATTTTTTGGTAAAATAGGGTTTCACCGAGGCATTTTAAGCCATGGAATCAAAGTCCACATCAGTACTCGTTATCGACGACGAATCCGAAATTCGCACGGCTTTGGAAAGGGTCATTTCCAAGGAAGGGTATCGCGTATTTTTAGCGAAGGACTACGATTCCGCCATCGAAATCATACGCAGTCAAAAGGTGGACGTGGTCATCTCCGATATCGTGATGAACGGTAAAAACGGAATCGAAGTCACGAAGGAAATCCGCAAGATCAACGAGAACATTCCCGTCATTCTCATGACCGGAAACCCGGATCTTACCACCGCGGAAGAAGCGGTTCGTAACAGAGCCTTCGATTATATCTCCAAACCCATCCGAAGAACGAACATACTCGAAGTCCTCGAAAAGGCGAAAACCGAAAAGGAAACCAGGGACAAACACACCGAAACCCTGATCAAATCGGAAACCGAAAACACGAAACTCGCACAAAGAGCCAAGGATCTTTATTTACAAAATTATAATATTCTCAATGCGACGAGCGATTGTGTGATCACTCTCGATCAGGATATGAAATTCTCCGGTATGAACCAAGCCGCGCTTAACGCGTTCGGTTATTCCGAAGAGGAGATCATCGGAAAACATTTTACCGCGATGATTCCTCCGGGTATGGAAAGTATCTACATGGACAAGGTGGCCCAACTTTTAAAACGAAAGGCCCGGAAACAAATCGCGAGAATCAACCGAGCCGATCTCAAAAGTAAAAACGGGGAAGTGAGAACCTACGACATCTCCGTTTGTTATTACGACATCGAAGGTCAAACCTACTACACCGGAATCGCAAGGGACATCACGAGCAAACTTCTGATCTCCGAAAAACTCATAGATGCGGAACGACGCGCATTTCTTTCCACGCTCGCATCGAGTATAGGACACGAGATCAACAATTCCTTAACCGCGATCCAAGGTCATATCGAAATCGCGAAGATGCCCGATTCCACGGAACAGATCCGTCAAAAGGCGATCTCGATCACTTGGAGTCAGTTGATTAAGTTGAAAACTCTCACGAACAATCTTCTGCAACTCGGAAAGCCGGGAGAAAGTCTGCGCAAATCCTCGGAACCGATCAACCTGAACGACTCCGTGGAAAGTGTGATCGACGTGTTTCAAAAAACGTCCAGACTCAAACACTGCGTCATCCACTTTCAACCCGAATCCACACCCGTGATGATCGAATCCAATCAGGATCAACTTTCTCTTTTACTTTCCAACATCATGTTGAATTCCGCGGACGCGACCGGCAACCGAGGAAATATTAAGATTTCTGTATATATCAGAAATCATCATCCGATCGTCGCGATTCTGGACGACGGAATCGGAATGAACGAAGAAGTGATTCAAAAAATCTATCAACCGTATTTTACCACCAAAGGAATCGGAAAAGGAACCGGACTCGGGATGTTCGTAGCCAAGGAAATCGCGGATCAATACGGAATCAGAATCGAGATCGAATCGGAACCGAACTCGGGAACCGAGTTCCGTTTGGTTTTTCCGGACAAGGTATAAAAATAAACATGAGTTCCAATTCTCCGCTGACAGAACAAGAATTGAAGTTTTTGGAATATTCCGGAAAACTTCCGCAGAAAATCGTACCGATAACGATCGAAGCGTCGGATCGAAAATACTTCCGCGTCTTTTATCCCGACGAAACCTTGATCCTTTGTAAGGACGTTCGTTTTCAACACGACTTCATCGAGATCGCCGACTTTCTCAGTCACGAACAGTTTACGGTTCCCGAAATTCTTAAGAAAGATCTGATACATTTTTTGATTTTGATGAGCGACGGAGGGGACAAGGATCTGACTTCCATAACCGACGACGTGGAATACAGAGAATGGCTCGTAAAATCCGTGGAACTCTTGGTGCGACTTCAAAAAACGAATCCGATTCCGCCGGTGAGTTCGAGGGAATTCGATCTCGAAAAACTCGGGTTTGAAAGCAAATTCACATATACGAATTATCTAAAGTTCCAAAAGGAATTCGGATTAAAAACCCAACTTCGAAGCGAGGTGAAAATCTTCATCGAGGAATGTTCCGGCTTTCTCGCGGAATATCCCGTAAAGGTTTTTTGTCACAGGGACTTTCACGGAAGAAATCTTCTCATCAATTCCGAAAACGAGATCTGTATGATCGATTTTCAGGACGCGAGAATGGGAACTCCGTTCTACGATCTTTCGAGCATTCTATACGACGCGTATCGACCGATTCCTTTCGCGATGAGACAAGGACTCTATCAGCTTTTTCTAAAGTTGAGCGAACAGAATTTTCCAAAGTCCAAGGAATGTTATTACATCCAATGCCTACAACGTTCTTACAAGGCTCTCGGTTCTTATTTTTATCTCGTCGCCGATAAGAAGATGGATAAATATCGGGAAAGCGTGTTAAGCGCCCTCGACAATCTTTTGGAAATCGTACAGGCTGGATTGTTTCCCGATCAACTCTACGTGTTCTTTCATCTATTGAAGGAAGAACTTCTGGAGAATTATACTTTCATGAAGGGAATCAAACGATGAAAGACACAAAGGCGATTCGGTGAAATTTTTTATTCCCGCCGCCGGATTCGGAACGAGGATGAAGGAACTCACCAAGGACCTTCCCAAACCCTTGTTGCCCGTAAACGGAATTCCTCTGATTTATTACGCGCTCTTTCAAGCCTGGAAACAAAACGCCGAAGGCGCCGTGATCAACACGCACTATCTCGGAGAAAAAATTCGAAAAGAACTCGAAACGTTTTCGCTCTTCCCAATAATTTTTTCGGACGAAAACAAAGAAATTCTCGGAACTGCAGGAGGAATCCGAACGGGACTCGAAAGAGCCGGTTGGATGGGAGAAACGATCGGAATCATCAATCCCGATTTTTTATATTTTCCACCCGAGAATTTTTCGCTTCCGACCGCGCTGAAAGAAAACGATTGCCTTTTGTATCTTTTACCGCAACCGGAGTCGGCGGGTTATACGGGATTGGGATTGGATCAAGGGAGAATTCTTTTCGGAAACGGAAACCTATTCTACGTCGGCATTTCCGTATTGAACAGCTCCGTCCTCAAACCGATACCGCCTGAAACATTTTTCGATCTATCCAAAACGTTCCAAGAATTATCCGCAAAACGACGATTAGGCGGAATCCGATTCGAAGGAGAGGCGATCGATCTCGGCGAAAAAGAATATTATCTTTCTCTAAAGAACCAAAACTTTTCCGAAAGACTCGGTACTCGTTGGGGAGAATTTTCGGAGCTCTGTAAACTTCCGATTCAGAGATAAGAGGAAAGACACCAAGCGCAGATTCCGTTGCCAGCGCGGATCGGCTCGGGGATCGACTTAACCGGAATATCGTCCGGGATTTTGGAAAAGAAAATTCGATCGTCCACGGTTCTACCGCAATAACTGCAACGGCTCGTTTTCCACGGAAGTTCCGCAGGAGTTTCGTGCGCTTCTTTCGGAAAAGGAAGAATCTCCTCGTCGTTCAGTATTTTTTTACGAATACTTCTGTATTCTTCCCCGAAAGGAACTTCGAGTCTCGAAGTATGAACCTCTTCCCCCGAACCGATCCGAAGCAGTTCCGGCTTTAAACCCGTTTCCCGAAGCATCAAAATCGAAAACGCAAGACCGATGTCCCTGCCCTCTCGGTCCTCGGGATAGGAATCGTAGTAGTCCATTAGATTTTTATAATCCATCGCGGAGGCCAGATATTTCCGGAGACGTTCCTCCATAAACGGAATCATTTTAGAATTGTGTAATACTTCCGCGGCCAAGCCGGTGTCGTTGTGATGGATGATAACCTTTAAAAACAGACCTTTGGTTTTCAACGCGGAACGGACGAACTTCGTATCCAACGTATTTAAGAATTTTCTAAAGTCTTCCTCGCTCGAATCGAACGCGTTTTGATCGAAGGAATCGATTCCGTTTTCGGAGGAATAATATTCCCGTAGATTGGACATGGCCGCGCGTAGAAGCATTTCCTGAATCACGGAATAAACGACGGGAGCGAGATCGCTTTTGCCGTAGTTTTCGAGACAGAGTTTGACGAACTTTTCCAAATTCAATCGAAAGGAATCGTTTAGAATATAACCGGAAAGTTCGATCCGTGTTCCGGACTCGATCGCCCTGAGAAGACGGGTCCATCTTTTAAATTCTTGGTCCATTTTTGCTTAAGGGAAAATTCCCCGAAAAACCTATCTGAGTTTTCCGAGAAAGAAAACCCATTTTTAGGCCGCTTTTGAAAAAGAGGAAAGTATACGAAAGTCGTTCGAGTTCAGGAGTTCTCGAAAGATTCTCCATCGAAAAACGAAAGACGCAATTACCAAGAGCTAAATCAAGAATCGAACTTACGAGAAAAAAAGTAAGCCAACCCCGCCCTTAAGAACGAGTAAATTCTCAAGACCGGGATTGGCAAAATTTGGAGATCCGTAAGTTGCAAACAGTAATAAGGACGATGCGATAAGATTAGAATACGATAAGGCCGTGGTCCGAAGACTTAAGAACGCCGCATTGAATATCACAAACGCAACTAGAAGCGGATTGTAAGACATATTTCCCCCGTTAAAGGACAAAAGCTAGAAGGCTTAGACTAGTTAAACGAGAGAGGGTGGAGGTAAATTCAGCAGATTTAGAGTTTGGATGTTACAGAAATGGAATTGGAACCTATCCTGGAGGGAAGTTATTTTGCCTTTGAATACGAACAGAATGTTTTTGTGGGTTAAAGAGAGGACGCTAAGAAGGAATTCGGATTCCTCCTCCAACTGAACCGGCTCTTTATATTCGGATTCAACCCCGTCTATTGTTTGTTTGTGGGGATGCAACTTCCCAGGAAGATTGCTGGAAGAGGTTACGGATATGGACAAAAACAGAAACGCCAGAACGCAGGCGGCCAGAACGGAGCTGGTTTTGTTTCCTTTCCTCTTCATCCTTTCATCGGGTTCTTAAATTTAAAAGATGTCAAGCAGGAAAATAAATTTCATCGAAAAGAGAAAGAGCGGGAAATACTTTTATTACAAATTATATAATACAATCTGATTAGGGCAAATAAACTCTTACTCTTAGTTGCCGAGAATTCTTTTGCGAAGAGATTCTCCCTCTTTTTCAAAACCGGTTTTGTTCAAAAGCGCGAACATATTTTTTTTATACGCTTCCACCCCCGGTTGATCGAAAGGATTTACACCCAAGGAATAACCCGAGATCGCGCAGGAATATTCGAAGAAATACATCACCTCGCCCAAGGAAGCGGGCGATATATCGGGGAAGATCAATTCCAAACAAGGAACGCCCCCGTCCGCGTGTGCGAGAAGCGTTCCAAGACGGGCCTGTTCGTTTACGTGAGCCAGAGTGTTCCCCGAAAGAAAATTGAGAGAATCCAGATTGTCCGGCGTGGGTTTTAAGGTCAGGTTAGAATGCGTTCGTTCGGGACTCAGTACGGTTTCAAAGAGGATTCTTTTTCCTTCCTGAACGTATTGTCCGAGAGAATGCAGATCCGTGGTAAAGTCCATGGACGCGGGAAAAATCCCCTTATTCTCCTTTCCTTCGCTTTCCCCGAAAAGTTGTTTCCACCATTCGGAAATGTATCTCAGAGAAGGATTAAAATTCGCTAATATTTCCACACAACGACCTTTCGACAAAAAGTAGTTTCTAAGCGCGGAATAATACGTCGCGGGATTAGCGATCGGATCGGACTCGGCGTGCAGGTCCTTTAGAATATTCTGAAATCCTAATATAAATTCGCGAATCGGAACCCCGGCCACGGCGAGAGGAAACAAACCAACCGGAGTCAAAACGGAATATCTTCCGCCCACGTTGTCGGGGATGGTGAACGTTTCGAATCCTTCCGCGTCCGCAAACGTCTTTAAGGCGCCTTTGGACGCGTCCGTGGTCGCGACGACTCTCGAAGCCGCGGAGGCTCCGTATTTCTTACGAAGAAGTTCCCAGAAAAGTCGGAACGCGATCGCGGGTTCGGTCGTGGTTCCCGATTTTGAAATTACGTTTATGGAAAAGTCGCGGTCTTCCAAATATTCGATCAACTCGGAAAGATATCTGGATTCGAGATGATGTCCCGCAAAGATCACTTCGGGATTTCCTTGGGAAGCTTTTTTGAAAAAAGGAAGGGTCGCTTCGAGAACGGCGCGGGAACCGAGATAAGAACCCCCGATTCCGATCACGACTACAACCTCGGAGGAAGCGCGGAGTTTTTCCGAAACTCGAATGATTCTTTCTATTTCGGAATCGTCGATCTCTTTCGGAAGATTCAACCATCCCAGATATTCCTTTCCCTTTCCTTGGAAAGAATGCAACGTACGTCGAGCCGCTTCGGCTTGCGCTAAAAAGGGTTCGAATTCCCGAGAATCAACAAAAGACGAAGCGAATCTGGTTTCCAATCGAATCATAAATTATTACGAAATCCCTTTTTGAACGTTTCGACTCCGAGAACCCTTTTCGATTCTCCCGAAATACGAGCGCTTGAACAGTTTAGAAAAATGAAATCGACGGGCAAGAAAAAACCAAGTCGTAAGCGCTTAGAAAAAACGGAGAAGGATTGACGGGAATACGAACCTGCATCAATGTTTCCGGGATTTTCAAACGTAAAACATAGAATGAATCGAGAAGACTTAGAGAAAGTCCTGAATACTCAATTTTCCCCAGGCTCGGATCCGATCCGATTTTTTTCGGCCCCGGGAAGAATCAACATCATCGGCGAACACGTGGACTACGCGGGCGGAATCGTTTTGCCCGCGGCGATCGACGTTTCGATTCGGATCGCAATCCGTAAAAACGACGTCGGCAAGTTTAGAATTTATTCCGCGTCCTCGAACGAAAAAATAGAAACCTCGAAGGCTTCGTATGATTCGAAACATTCCTGGGTGAATTACGTTTTCGGAGTCGTGGAAGAATTGAGACAACTCGATTACGTTTCCGATTTTTTCGATCTGGTCGTTTGGGGAAACATTCCGCAAGGCGCCGGGCTTTCTTCTTCGGCGGCCTTCGAGGTCGCGGTCGGGTACGCGCTTTCCGAAATTCACGATTGGAAACTTTCGAGGGAAGATATCGCCCTGCTCTGTCAAAGAGCGGAGAACCGTTTTGTAGGAGTCAACTGCGGAATCATGGATCAATTCGTGATCGCCACCGCAAAAGAAGGTTTTTGTATCGCGTTGAATACGGAAACCCTGGATTACGATTATTATGAAATGCGCTTGGACGGTTACGAATTCTATCTCATCGATTCCAAGGTGAAACATTCCCTCAAGGATAGCGCTTACAACGATCGCAGAAAAGAAGTGGAGTCGGCGTTCTTAAAAATCAAAAAAGCGAAACCGGAGCTTCTCAATCTTTATTCCGCCGAACCGGAAGACGCGGAAAATCCGGCCCTGGGTTTGAACGAAGCCGAAACGAAACGTGCGAGACATGTCACCTCGGAACGATTTAGGACCGAGCGTATGATTCATAACTTGAAAAACGGAAACGCAAAAGAGGCGGGAGAAATTCTTTTCGAATGCCACAATTCCCTTTCGACAGACTACGAAGTTTCGTGTGAAGAGACGGATTTTATAGTCGAAGAACTTAAGAAAGAAGGGGCTCTGGGCGCGAGAATGATCGGCGGCGGTTTCGGCGGCTGTGTTTTGATACTGGACAAAGTCGGTAGAAGAGATATACTGTTCGGGAAAATTAAAGACCGTTATTTTCAAAAATTTAAAAACGAACCGCAGCTTTATACGTTCCGAATTTCGGACGGAGTCGGAGAATTCTAAAAATCGAATCTAAAAATAGAACTGGGAGATAGAAACATGGGAGCAGACGATTCTCTGAACCTGGACGGCGAGGATGTGGATTTTTCGATCAACGAGTTGAACGTGAACCTTCAAAAGGAAGGTCTTCCCGGCAACTTTCCAAAGGACGCGGTCGTTCTCAAGATCAGCGGCGAGATCAATCTTTATTCCGCGCACGCACTCAAGGAAAAAATTTTCGATCTGATCGACAAAGGTTTTATATTCGTTTTTGTGAATATGGAAAACATTCGATATATAGATTCTTCCGGGCTCGCGGTTTTTATGAGCACTCACGCAAGGCTCGTCAAAAACGGAAAGGGAGGGGTCGCGATGTTCTCCCCTTCTTCCCAAGTAAACAAGATTCTGGAACTTACGAAGTTGAAGTCCTTGATCCGAGTCACTGGAACCTTGGAAGACGCGGTCAACATTCTCGTAAATTGATTCTTTCCCTCGAATGAAAAACAGAAAATCAGAATATTCAAATCATCTAAATCATCTTTTAAGTTGTAGAAAATGCCCCAAAATGGAAGGCAACCCGGTTCACGGTTGTGTGCCTTCCTCGAGAATCATCAGCCTCGGACAAGCGCCCGGCGTTCACGAAGAAAGATTCGGCAAACCGTTCGCTTATACGGCGGGCAAAACTCTTTTCGGTTGGTTTAAAAAAATCGGAATCGAAGAGGAAACGTTTCGAAACAAAGTGAACATGTCCGCGGTTTGTCGTTGTTTTCCCGGAAAAGCGAAAAGCGGGGATCGTAAACCCGACGCCGAGGAAGTGGCGAACTGTTCCGAATTTTTAGAGTTCGAGGTTCGTTTTCACAAACCGGAACTTTTGATTCCGATCGGAAAACTCGCGATCGATCAGTTGATCGAAATCAAAAAATACAAACTGGAAGACGTGATCGGTCAAAAATTCTCCAGAGATTTTTACGGAGTCAAACTCGATTGGATTCCTCTTCCGCATCCTTCCGGTCTCAACGTTTGGAATCATACCGAAATCGGAAAAAAATTGATCGTGAAAGCTCTGGAAAAAATCCAAAAACATCCGGTGATTCGGGAAGAATTCTCCCTTTGATCGATTTCGGATAACGTTTTACTTCAAAAGAGCGCGTAACGCGTCTTCCAGGTTCGGATACAGAAAAGAATATCCGTTGTCCTGCAGTTTTTTCGGAACAACCCTTTGGCCTTTTAGAAGAACCTCGGCCCCGTCTTCGAAAAGAATCTTCAGAGCCGTCGCGGGAACACGAAAAAAAGCGGGACG from Leptospira kmetyi serovar Malaysia str. Bejo-Iso9 harbors:
- a CDS encoding aminoglycoside phosphotransferase family protein; protein product: MSSNSPLTEQELKFLEYSGKLPQKIVPITIEASDRKYFRVFYPDETLILCKDVRFQHDFIEIADFLSHEQFTVPEILKKDLIHFLILMSDGGDKDLTSITDDVEYREWLVKSVELLVRLQKTNPIPPVSSREFDLEKLGFESKFTYTNYLKFQKEFGLKTQLRSEVKIFIEECSGFLAEYPVKVFCHRDFHGRNLLINSENEICMIDFQDARMGTPFYDLSSILYDAYRPIPFAMRQGLYQLFLKLSEQNFPKSKECYYIQCLQRSYKALGSYFYLVADKKMDKYRESVLSALDNLLEIVQAGLFPDQLYVFFHLLKEELLENYTFMKGIKR
- a CDS encoding uracil-DNA glycosylase family protein produces the protein MKNRKSEYSNHLNHLLSCRKCPKMEGNPVHGCVPSSRIISLGQAPGVHEERFGKPFAYTAGKTLFGWFKKIGIEEETFRNKVNMSAVCRCFPGKAKSGDRKPDAEEVANCSEFLEFEVRFHKPELLIPIGKLAIDQLIEIKKYKLEDVIGQKFSRDFYGVKLDWIPLPHPSGLNVWNHTEIGKKLIVKALEKIQKHPVIREEFSL
- a CDS encoding hybrid sensor histidine kinase/response regulator, which gives rise to MESKSTSVLVIDDESEIRTALERVISKEGYRVFLAKDYDSAIEIIRSQKVDVVISDIVMNGKNGIEVTKEIRKINENIPVILMTGNPDLTTAEEAVRNRAFDYISKPIRRTNILEVLEKAKTEKETRDKHTETLIKSETENTKLAQRAKDLYLQNYNILNATSDCVITLDQDMKFSGMNQAALNAFGYSEEEIIGKHFTAMIPPGMESIYMDKVAQLLKRKARKQIARINRADLKSKNGEVRTYDISVCYYDIEGQTYYTGIARDITSKLLISEKLIDAERRAFLSTLASSIGHEINNSLTAIQGHIEIAKMPDSTEQIRQKAISITWSQLIKLKTLTNNLLQLGKPGESLRKSSEPINLNDSVESVIDVFQKTSRLKHCVIHFQPESTPVMIESNQDQLSLLLSNIMLNSADATGNRGNIKISVYIRNHHPIVAILDDGIGMNEEVIQKIYQPYFTTKGIGKGTGLGMFVAKEIADQYGIRIEIESEPNSGTEFRLVFPDKV
- a CDS encoding glucose-6-phosphate isomerase; the encoded protein is MIRLETRFASSFVDSREFEPFLAQAEAARRTLHSFQGKGKEYLGWLNLPKEIDDSEIERIIRVSEKLRASSEVVVVIGIGGSYLGSRAVLEATLPFFKKASQGNPEVIFAGHHLESRYLSELIEYLEDRDFSINVISKSGTTTEPAIAFRLFWELLRKKYGASAASRVVATTDASKGALKTFADAEGFETFTIPDNVGGRYSVLTPVGLFPLAVAGVPIREFILGFQNILKDLHAESDPIANPATYYSALRNYFLSKGRCVEILANFNPSLRYISEWWKQLFGESEGKENKGIFPASMDFTTDLHSLGQYVQEGKRILFETVLSPERTHSNLTLKPTPDNLDSLNFLSGNTLAHVNEQARLGTLLAHADGGVPCLELIFPDISPASLGEVMYFFEYSCAISGYSLGVNPFDQPGVEAYKKNMFALLNKTGFEKEGESLRKRILGN
- a CDS encoding STAS domain-containing protein — protein: MGADDSLNLDGEDVDFSINELNVNLQKEGLPGNFPKDAVVLKISGEINLYSAHALKEKIFDLIDKGFIFVFVNMENIRYIDSSGLAVFMSTHARLVKNGKGGVAMFSPSSQVNKILELTKLKSLIRVTGTLEDAVNILVN
- a CDS encoding nucleotidyltransferase family protein gives rise to the protein MKFFIPAAGFGTRMKELTKDLPKPLLPVNGIPLIYYALFQAWKQNAEGAVINTHYLGEKIRKELETFSLFPIIFSDENKEILGTAGGIRTGLERAGWMGETIGIINPDFLYFPPENFSLPTALKENDCLLYLLPQPESAGYTGLGLDQGRILFGNGNLFYVGISVLNSSVLKPIPPETFFDLSKTFQELSAKRRLGGIRFEGEAIDLGEKEYYLSLKNQNFSERLGTRWGEFSELCKLPIQR
- the galK gene encoding galactokinase, producing MNREDLEKVLNTQFSPGSDPIRFFSAPGRINIIGEHVDYAGGIVLPAAIDVSIRIAIRKNDVGKFRIYSASSNEKIETSKASYDSKHSWVNYVFGVVEELRQLDYVSDFFDLVVWGNIPQGAGLSSSAAFEVAVGYALSEIHDWKLSREDIALLCQRAENRFVGVNCGIMDQFVIATAKEGFCIALNTETLDYDYYEMRLDGYEFYLIDSKVKHSLKDSAYNDRRKEVESAFLKIKKAKPELLNLYSAEPEDAENPALGLNEAETKRARHVTSERFRTERMIHNLKNGNAKEAGEILFECHNSLSTDYEVSCEETDFIVEELKKEGALGARMIGGGFGGCVLILDKVGRRDILFGKIKDRYFQKFKNEPQLYTFRISDGVGEF